From the genome of Paraclostridium sordellii, one region includes:
- a CDS encoding phage head closure protein — protein MFNDFKTKQKELLKTFKHKIEIKTVKDTIVNGRRIKGVETSFHPCYANILDLYGKELYSALEAKLENTAIFEIRYCQKLEALRNKEDFIIVWQNKKYKIYYPDFLGYKRDYIHLKCNEVL, from the coding sequence ATGTTCAATGATTTTAAAACTAAGCAAAAGGAATTATTAAAGACCTTTAAACACAAAATTGAAATAAAAACAGTAAAAGATACTATTGTAAATGGGAGAAGAATTAAAGGAGTAGAAACAAGCTTTCATCCTTGTTATGCTAATATACTTGATTTATATGGCAAGGAACTTTATAGTGCTTTAGAAGCTAAATTAGAAAATACGGCAATATTTGAAATACGATATTGTCAAAAGCTTGAGGCCCTAAGAAATAAAGAAGATTTTATTATAGTATGGCAAAATAAAAAATATAAAATTTATTATCCTGATTTTTTAGGATATAAAAGAGATTATATACATTTAAAATGTAATGAGGTGCTGTAA
- a CDS encoding phage major capsid protein, producing the protein MGMKNLDKTIDMTQIRAQVDEALKNNNSEDISEALVRMAEGIQENILKEAQTQARSLIRAQVNDRNVLNERGMNVLTTEERKYYEQVIEKRAFTNLDVALPKTVFDRVFDELDKEHPLLNKIAFQNTTAVTEWVIRKTDCEAAWWGKLTDTIKKELSQGFDKIKTDMYKLTAYMPVSKAMLDLGPEWLDRYVRAVLSESISMALEYAIVAGTGKDQPIGMIKDLKGSVVEGVYPDKAAIKLNDFKPTTLGKSVMAPLTKGGSRAVPSILMLVNPLDYWEKVFGATTFLTLQGTYVHGVMPIPSEIIQSVAVPKGKLIAGMGKDYFMGIGSSQKIEYSDEYKFLDDERTYVSKQYATGEPIDNESFLVFDITKLSVDVPVESK; encoded by the coding sequence ATGGGAATGAAAAATTTAGATAAAACGATAGATATGACACAAATAAGAGCACAGGTAGATGAAGCTTTAAAAAATAATAATTCGGAAGATATATCAGAAGCTTTGGTTAGAATGGCAGAAGGAATACAAGAAAATATATTAAAAGAAGCACAAACACAAGCTAGATCATTAATAAGAGCACAAGTTAATGATAGAAATGTATTAAATGAAAGAGGAATGAATGTTTTAACTACAGAGGAAAGAAAATATTATGAACAAGTAATAGAAAAAAGAGCATTTACTAATTTAGATGTAGCTTTACCAAAGACTGTATTTGATAGAGTATTTGATGAATTAGACAAAGAACATCCACTTTTAAATAAAATTGCATTCCAAAATACAACAGCTGTTACTGAATGGGTAATAAGAAAAACAGATTGTGAAGCAGCATGGTGGGGAAAATTAACAGATACAATTAAAAAAGAACTTTCACAAGGTTTTGATAAGATAAAAACAGACATGTATAAATTAACAGCATATATGCCAGTTTCAAAAGCTATGTTAGATTTAGGACCTGAATGGTTAGATAGATATGTAAGAGCGGTATTAAGTGAATCTATATCAATGGCTTTAGAATATGCTATAGTTGCAGGAACTGGGAAAGACCAACCTATAGGAATGATAAAAGATTTAAAAGGGTCTGTTGTTGAAGGTGTATATCCTGATAAAGCAGCAATAAAATTAAATGATTTTAAACCTACTACTTTAGGTAAAAGTGTAATGGCTCCACTAACAAAAGGTGGAAGTAGAGCGGTTCCTTCTATTTTAATGTTAGTTAACCCTTTAGATTATTGGGAAAAAGTATTTGGAGCAACTACATTTTTAACACTACAAGGGACTTATGTACATGGTGTTATGCCTATACCATCAGAAATTATACAATCTGTAGCAGTTCCAAAAGGAAAGCTTATAGCAGGAATGGGAAAAGATTACTTTATGGGGATTGGATCAAGTCAAAAAATAGAGTATTCAGATGAATATAAGTTTTTAGATGATGAAAGAACTTATGTATCTAAACAATATGCTACAGGAGAACCTATAGATAATGAATCATTCCTTGTATTTGACATAACAAAATTAAGTGTAGATGTTCCAGTAGAGAGTAAATAA
- a CDS encoding major tail protein, whose translation MSETVVSSRRMGLRDISAALVEKNTVTEYSATKIKKLARSISAKVTEKKKVEKLYSDDGTEAVEETLESIEVEIELNDLSPEQEALLKGCTYDNGFLVDNQDDMANEIALGWRAKRTDKKYEFVWLYCGKFCEGGTETYETNQEKLKTQTPKLKGTFYPRQKDGNWRIRVNESYLLEENSDAKTAIQDWFSKVQEPVKKVS comes from the coding sequence ATGAGTGAAACAGTTGTAAGTAGTAGAAGAATGGGACTTAGGGATATATCTGCAGCATTAGTTGAAAAAAATACTGTTACTGAATATTCTGCCACTAAAATAAAAAAATTAGCTAGATCCATAAGTGCTAAAGTTACAGAAAAAAAGAAAGTTGAAAAATTATATAGTGATGATGGTACAGAAGCAGTTGAGGAAACTTTAGAAAGTATAGAAGTTGAAATAGAATTAAATGATTTAAGCCCTGAACAAGAAGCCTTGCTAAAAGGATGCACATATGATAATGGATTTTTAGTAGATAATCAAGACGACATGGCTAATGAAATAGCTTTAGGGTGGAGAGCCAAAAGAACTGATAAAAAATATGAATTTGTATGGTTATATTGTGGTAAATTCTGCGAAGGTGGAACAGAAACTTATGAAACAAATCAAGAAAAATTAAAAACTCAAACACCTAAATTAAAAGGTACTTTCTATCCACGCCAAAAAGATGGAAATTGGAGAATTAGAGTAAATGAAAGTTATTTACTAGAAGAAAATTCAGATGCTAAGACAGCTATACAAGATTGGTTTTCAAAAGTACAAGAACCAGTTAAAAAAGTATCTTAA
- a CDS encoding phage portal protein, whose translation MIKIGIRNFFSNLFSVKMNGTGTSSLQAEIFYKEFAIQTCISIITNALILAEFETFEKGKKLKKNNYYLFNIEPNMNQNATEFWMQVISNLVYDNECLIIQHDSQLFVADSFEHDEYVFYEDTYKNVVVRGYSLSDTFNESDVIYLKLNDGNIKKVIDGLYSDYSKLLGVSISSYKKSNGRKGILQINGQAPLQGIAKDNFDKLMQEDFKNYLESENAVLPLSNSYKFEESKNGGTIKDSRDIRAVIDDIIDFVASAFHVPAGVIKGDIAGVEGQTDNFLMFCINPIAKLITTEINRKIYGKSDFIERTYVKMNTQRIRDVDISKISKAADLLFRIGVNSIDDNLELIGKEPINTDWSQEHYVTKNYQSVLNPDLKGGERKNGKENSKSTI comes from the coding sequence GTGATTAAAATAGGAATAAGAAATTTTTTTAGTAACTTATTTAGTGTAAAAATGAATGGCACTGGTACAAGTTCTTTACAAGCTGAAATATTTTATAAAGAATTTGCTATACAAACATGTATATCCATAATTACAAATGCTTTGATTTTAGCAGAGTTTGAAACTTTTGAAAAAGGTAAAAAGCTCAAAAAAAATAATTACTATTTATTTAATATTGAGCCTAATATGAATCAAAATGCTACAGAGTTTTGGATGCAAGTTATTTCAAACTTAGTCTATGATAATGAATGTTTGATAATTCAACATGATAGTCAATTATTTGTAGCAGATTCATTTGAACATGATGAATATGTATTTTATGAAGATACATATAAAAACGTAGTTGTAAGAGGATATTCATTAAGTGATACATTTAATGAATCAGATGTTATTTATTTAAAACTTAATGATGGAAATATAAAAAAAGTTATAGATGGTTTATATAGTGATTACAGCAAACTTTTAGGAGTTTCTATATCTTCATATAAAAAATCAAATGGAAGAAAAGGAATATTACAAATAAACGGACAAGCCCCACTTCAAGGGATTGCAAAAGATAATTTTGATAAATTAATGCAAGAGGATTTTAAAAATTACTTAGAATCTGAAAATGCAGTTTTACCTCTTAGTAATAGTTATAAGTTTGAAGAAAGTAAAAATGGAGGCACTATTAAGGATAGTAGAGATATAAGAGCCGTTATAGACGATATTATAGACTTTGTAGCATCTGCTTTTCATGTTCCTGCAGGAGTTATAAAGGGAGATATAGCAGGAGTTGAAGGTCAAACTGATAACTTCCTAATGTTTTGTATAAATCCAATAGCAAAGCTTATTACTACTGAAATAAACAGAAAAATATATGGCAAATCTGATTTTATTGAAAGGACCTATGTAAAAATGAATACTCAAAGAATTAGAGATGTAGATATATCAAAAATATCTAAGGCTGCTGACTTATTATTTAGAATAGGTGTTAACTCAATTGATGATAACTTAGAATTGATAGGAAAAGAGCCTATTAATACAGATTGGTCACAAGAACACTATGTAACTAAAAACTATCAATCTGTACTTAATCCTGATTTGAAAGGGGGTGAAAGAAAAAATGGAAAAGAGAACAGTAAGTCTACAATTTAG
- a CDS encoding HK97-gp10 family putative phage morphogenesis protein yields the protein MSIEMEFEGLDELIKTVELLASEAEVDTSNKKILKECGELAYSTVKPLIHKSKDNSKSGRKGSRPQGHASDNVPPPKFRTKKGEKYIVVGWEKSDNSNYYYMKMEEWGTSQRPPHHSFGLVNKMLGKQYDNIATKEYDKLIKKLER from the coding sequence ATGAGCATTGAAATGGAATTTGAAGGCTTAGATGAACTTATAAAAACAGTGGAACTTTTAGCATCAGAAGCCGAAGTTGACACTTCTAATAAAAAGATATTAAAAGAATGTGGGGAGCTAGCTTACTCTACTGTTAAGCCACTAATTCATAAAAGTAAAGATAATAGTAAAAGTGGAAGAAAAGGAAGTAGACCTCAAGGTCATGCTAGTGATAATGTGCCACCCCCTAAGTTTAGAACTAAAAAAGGGGAAAAATATATAGTTGTAGGATGGGAAAAATCCGACAATAGTAATTACTATTATATGAAAATGGAAGAATGGGGGACAAGTCAAAGACCTCCGCATCATTCATTTGGATTAGTTAATAAGATGCTAGGTAAGCAATATGACAATATAGCTACAAAAGAATATGATAAATTAATTAAAAAGCTTGAGAGGTGA
- a CDS encoding HK97 family phage prohead protease, with product MEKRTVSLQFRSTDLETRKIEGYAAIFNDEYTKLKDRWGDCFYEKISPGAFLKTLNDKTRDKFMLINHDWNKVVGRTNSNLELEEDNKGLRFSLEVPNTSDGNDLLENVRLGLVKGCSFGFNIVNQKTRWDDYWNFYRDITEVDLFEITATPIPAYSDTEISCRSEELSNISIKEIREKEKNLEGPQNQNKINENRSAEIISAFFNAFK from the coding sequence ATGGAAAAGAGAACAGTAAGTCTACAATTTAGAAGTACTGACTTAGAAACAAGAAAAATAGAAGGTTATGCTGCTATCTTTAATGATGAATATACAAAGTTAAAGGATAGATGGGGAGATTGCTTTTATGAAAAGATTTCACCAGGAGCATTTTTAAAAACATTAAATGATAAGACTAGAGATAAGTTTATGCTTATTAACCATGATTGGAATAAAGTTGTAGGGAGAACTAATTCAAACTTAGAACTTGAGGAAGATAATAAAGGGCTAAGATTTAGTTTAGAAGTTCCTAATACATCAGATGGTAATGACTTATTAGAAAATGTAAGATTAGGATTAGTAAAAGGCTGTAGTTTTGGATTTAATATAGTAAATCAAAAAACTAGATGGGATGATTATTGGAATTTCTATCGAGATATTACAGAAGTTGATTTATTTGAAATAACAGCTACACCTATTCCAGCATATTCAGACACAGAAATAAGTTGCCGTTCTGAAGAATTATCAAATATTTCAATTAAAGAAATAAGAGAAAAAGAAAAAAACTTAGAAGGTCCACAAAATCAAAATAAAATTAATGAAAATAGAAGTGCTGAAATTATTTCAGCATTTTTTAATGCATTTAAATAA